The following coding sequences are from one Hymenobacter sp. DG25A window:
- a CDS encoding dienelactone hydrolase family protein, producing MSYPNAVTLTAPDNTKLQAYTAFPDTQEPRPGIILCQEAFGVNHHIRSVADRLAQAGYVVIAPEIFHRTAKPGQEFAYDNFTSAIPHYGAITNEGLTADLQASYDWLQAQDGVIADKIGSVGFCLGGRVSFLANAVLPLAAGVSYYGGGTHQLIRYAADLSAPHLFFWGGLDAHITKEQVAQVIEAVEAAGKPYINTVISYADHGFNCDERPSYHPQAAQEAWALTLAFFQEKLR from the coding sequence ATGAGCTACCCAAACGCCGTAACCCTCACTGCCCCCGATAACACCAAACTGCAGGCGTATACTGCCTTCCCCGATACGCAGGAGCCCCGCCCGGGCATCATTCTTTGCCAGGAAGCTTTTGGCGTGAATCACCATATCCGCAGCGTAGCCGACCGCCTGGCCCAGGCTGGCTACGTGGTCATCGCCCCCGAGATTTTTCATCGCACGGCCAAGCCAGGGCAGGAGTTTGCTTACGACAACTTTACCTCGGCTATTCCGCATTACGGCGCCATCACCAATGAAGGCCTCACCGCCGATTTGCAGGCCAGCTACGATTGGCTGCAGGCCCAGGACGGGGTAATAGCCGATAAAATTGGCAGCGTGGGCTTTTGCCTGGGGGGCCGGGTTTCGTTTCTGGCCAATGCCGTGTTGCCCTTGGCCGCCGGCGTGTCCTACTACGGGGGCGGCACCCACCAGCTCATACGCTACGCCGCCGACCTCTCCGCCCCGCACCTGTTTTTCTGGGGCGGGCTGGATGCGCACATCACCAAAGAGCAGGTTGCCCAGGTAATAGAGGCCGTAGAAGCCGCCGGCAAGCCCTACATCAACACCGTTATTTCCTACGCCGACCACGGCTTTAACTGCGACGAGCGGCCCAGCTACCACCCGCAGGCCGCGCAGGAAGCCTGGGCCCTTACCCTGGCCTTCTTCCAGGAAAAGCTACGGTAA
- a CDS encoding SDR family NAD(P)-dependent oxidoreductase, translating into MKRKTRNNWLAAAGAGVLVAAALWSNRRGSYDLSGRVVLITGGSRGLGLLLARQAVAEGAKVAICARDPDELERARQELATDGAEVMALVRDLSEPAEVRALVEEVQQKLGTIDVLINNAGIITGGPLDHMDVSEYEDSMDIHFWAPLHAMQAVLPAMRSRGEGRIVNIASVGGKVAVPHLAPYSASKFALVGLSEGFRSELLQYGIKVTTVCPGLMRTGSARNAQVKGQHQKEFAWFIVADSLPVLSMDATMAARQIWNACRRGDAEVILGLPAKLLSAVHGLFPGTTADVLSWVNRTLPGPAEEAGDERRMGYESESAVSRSWITSLTQKAARQNNETTPAS; encoded by the coding sequence ATGAAGCGAAAAACCCGAAACAACTGGCTGGCCGCTGCGGGAGCAGGTGTGCTGGTCGCTGCCGCCCTCTGGAGCAACCGCCGCGGCTCCTATGACCTTAGCGGCCGTGTGGTTTTGATTACGGGCGGCTCCCGCGGCCTGGGCCTGCTGCTGGCCCGCCAGGCCGTGGCCGAAGGTGCCAAAGTGGCCATTTGTGCCCGCGACCCCGACGAGCTGGAGCGCGCCCGCCAGGAGCTGGCCACCGACGGCGCCGAAGTTATGGCCCTGGTGCGCGACCTTTCCGAGCCGGCCGAGGTGCGCGCGTTGGTAGAAGAAGTGCAGCAGAAACTGGGCACCATTGACGTCCTCATCAACAATGCCGGCATTATCACGGGCGGCCCCCTGGACCATATGGATGTCAGTGAGTACGAAGACTCCATGGATATCCATTTCTGGGCGCCCCTGCATGCCATGCAGGCCGTATTGCCGGCCATGCGCAGCCGGGGCGAAGGCCGCATCGTGAATATTGCCTCCGTGGGTGGTAAAGTAGCCGTGCCCCACCTGGCGCCCTACAGCGCCAGCAAGTTTGCGCTGGTGGGCCTTTCCGAAGGGTTCCGCTCGGAGCTGCTGCAATACGGCATCAAAGTAACCACCGTATGCCCGGGCCTGATGCGCACGGGCAGCGCCCGCAATGCCCAGGTAAAAGGCCAGCACCAGAAGGAATTTGCCTGGTTTATTGTTGCCGATTCGTTGCCGGTGCTTTCTATGGATGCCACCATGGCGGCCCGCCAGATCTGGAACGCCTGCCGCCGCGGCGACGCCGAAGTGATACTGGGCTTGCCGGCCAAGCTCCTGTCGGCGGTGCACGGCCTGTTTCCCGGCACTACCGCCGATGTGCTGAGCTGGGTGAACCGCACCTTGCCCGGTCCCGCGGAAGAAGCCGGGGATGAGCGCCGCATGGGCTACGAAAGCGAATCAGCAGTCAGCCGGTCCTGGATTACCTCGCTCACGCAAAAGGCCGCCCGGCAAAACAACGAAACGACCCCGGCGTCTTAG
- a CDS encoding ankyrin repeat domain-containing protein, with translation MRKFFLLFALFMGVLGTVSAQSTTKELFTAVLKNKPADVETLLANGANPNTTIEMIPGFPTTCLIVAAGNNRLEIVKLLVQHKAQVNQTDNFKATALMAAAGKGNLETVTFLLANGADAKAKDEDGKDALAAAKESGNAAVVSLLEPKSK, from the coding sequence ATGAGAAAATTCTTTCTCCTTTTCGCCTTATTTATGGGCGTCCTCGGCACCGTTTCGGCGCAGTCTACTACCAAAGAGCTGTTCACGGCCGTGCTGAAAAACAAACCCGCCGATGTGGAAACGCTGCTGGCTAATGGGGCTAATCCCAATACTACTATAGAGATGATTCCGGGCTTCCCCACCACCTGCCTGATTGTGGCGGCCGGCAACAACCGCCTGGAAATTGTGAAGCTGCTGGTGCAGCATAAGGCCCAGGTAAACCAGACCGACAACTTCAAAGCCACCGCCCTGATGGCCGCGGCCGGAAAAGGCAATCTGGAGACGGTTACCTTCCTGCTGGCCAACGGCGCCGATGCCAAAGCCAAGGACGAAGACGGCAAAGATGCCCTGGCCGCCGCCAAAGAAAGCGGCAACGCGGCGGTGGTTTCCCTGCTGGAGCCGAAGTCGAAGTAG
- a CDS encoding bile acid:sodium symporter family protein — translation MSAFTSGRLGGLLARLGIDWFLLGLMGAVALAYAFPELGSKASPLPWHRITAVGISLIFFFYGLRLSPEKLRAGMRNWRLHILVQATTFLVFPLLALAVRPLFGASEASQLLWQSIFFLCTLPSTVSTSVVMVSMAGGNIPAAIFNATLSGLLGIVATPLWTGLVLHTATGNAALSGLALDLLVQVVLPVLAGVVLHRWLGAFAERNRLRLRTSDQIIILLLVFTSFSESFAQGIFRSYGLTDVLLLAAGMLALFLLVFGGIGLLSRALHLPHPDQLTALFCGSKKSLVHGSVMAAILFPNMAATGALLLPLMLYHALQILAASVLAQRAARQEVVI, via the coding sequence ATGTCTGCTTTTACTTCCGGCCGCCTGGGTGGCCTGCTCGCCCGCCTGGGCATCGATTGGTTTCTACTAGGCCTGATGGGGGCCGTGGCGCTGGCGTATGCGTTTCCGGAGCTGGGCAGCAAAGCCAGCCCTCTGCCCTGGCACCGCATTACCGCCGTGGGCATCAGCCTGATTTTCTTTTTTTACGGCCTGCGCCTCAGCCCCGAGAAGCTGCGGGCCGGCATGCGCAACTGGCGGCTGCATATCCTTGTTCAGGCCACCACGTTTCTGGTGTTTCCGCTGCTGGCCCTGGCGGTGCGCCCTTTGTTTGGAGCTTCTGAAGCCAGCCAGCTGCTGTGGCAAAGCATTTTCTTCCTGTGCACGTTGCCTTCCACAGTGTCTACTTCCGTGGTAATGGTGTCTATGGCCGGAGGCAATATTCCGGCGGCCATTTTCAACGCTACCCTGTCCGGGCTGCTGGGCATTGTGGCCACGCCTCTCTGGACCGGGCTGGTGCTACACACTGCTACCGGCAATGCTGCCCTCAGCGGCCTGGCCCTGGACTTGTTGGTGCAGGTGGTGCTGCCAGTGCTGGCGGGGGTTGTGCTGCACCGCTGGCTGGGGGCCTTTGCCGAGCGGAACCGCCTGCGCCTGCGCACCTCCGACCAGATTATTATCCTGCTCCTGGTTTTCACCTCGTTCAGTGAGTCGTTTGCGCAGGGTATTTTCCGCAGCTATGGGCTGACGGATGTGCTGCTACTGGCCGCCGGCATGCTGGCCCTTTTCCTGCTGGTGTTTGGCGGCATTGGGCTCCTGAGCCGGGCCCTGCACCTGCCCCACCCCGACCAGCTGACTGCCTTGTTTTGCGGCTCCAAGAAGTCCCTGGTGCATGGCAGCGTGATGGCCGCCATTCTGTTTCCCAACATGGCCGCCACGGGCGCCCTGCTCCTGCCGCTTATGCTGTATCATGCCCTGCAGATTCTGGCGGCCAGCGTGCTGGCACAACGGGCGGCGCGGCAGGAAGTGGTTATCTGA
- a CDS encoding DUF5004 domain-containing protein, which produces MKKLPLFLSLAMGLISLASCEKEIVEVENPAQNKAVAAATSQNAALPGGTWRLTDMTSSVVLPGSNEVSNTSMFARLKPSLRDNQIQYQEGGQYIENEGQLKQDEDAPQQSTGSWKLNEKGDSLTISIGQSARSYAVTELTANSLRLRTTQSIPQGASVTTTSVFSR; this is translated from the coding sequence ATGAAGAAATTGCCCCTTTTCCTGAGCCTGGCCATGGGCCTTATCTCCCTGGCATCCTGTGAGAAAGAAATTGTTGAAGTAGAGAATCCCGCTCAGAATAAGGCCGTTGCCGCCGCTACTTCGCAGAATGCGGCCCTGCCCGGCGGCACCTGGCGCCTGACCGACATGACGTCCAGTGTTGTATTACCCGGCTCCAATGAGGTTTCTAACACCAGCATGTTTGCCCGCCTGAAGCCCAGCCTGCGCGACAACCAGATCCAATACCAGGAGGGTGGCCAGTACATTGAAAATGAAGGCCAGCTGAAGCAGGACGAAGATGCTCCCCAGCAGAGCACGGGCAGTTGGAAGCTGAACGAAAAAGGTGATTCGCTTACCATCAGCATTGGCCAGAGCGCCCGTAGCTACGCCGTTACTGAGCTAACTGCCAATTCTTTGCGCCTGCGCACCACGCAAAGCATTCCCCAGGGAGCCTCCGTTACCACTACTTCGGTATTTTCCCGCTAA
- a CDS encoding LLM class flavin-dependent oxidoreductase — translation MSSSTLQLSILDQSPVPQGRTPREALLHTIELAQLADRLGYTRFWVSEHHNTNTLAGSAPEVLLARLGAETKRIRLGSGGVMLPHYSALKVAETFRLLETLYPGRIDLGIGRAPGTDRITSHALNPHNAFRDEDFAEQLMDLRAYLRDEVVEDTIHAKVKAAPFTDTVPELWLLSSSGQSGLFAAHVGAAFSFAHFINPNGGPNMVRVYRERFRPSPELAAPQANVAVFVACAETESRAQALADNLALQMLKLETGQFTPIGPVEAINTKGLPADLQARLAYHHTRIVSGTPDKVKAELTALAAAYEVPEVVAVSIMHSYEDRIRSYELLAEAFALNPVQHMLAGQ, via the coding sequence ATGTCTTCCTCCACTCTCCAACTGAGTATTCTGGATCAGTCGCCGGTACCGCAGGGGCGTACTCCGCGCGAGGCTTTGCTGCATACCATTGAGCTGGCCCAGCTGGCCGACCGCCTCGGCTACACCCGCTTCTGGGTATCGGAGCATCATAATACCAACACGCTGGCCGGCTCGGCCCCGGAAGTACTGCTGGCCCGCCTGGGCGCCGAAACCAAACGCATTCGGCTGGGCTCGGGTGGCGTAATGCTACCGCACTACTCAGCCCTGAAAGTGGCCGAAACCTTTCGCCTGCTGGAAACGCTGTACCCCGGCCGTATTGATCTGGGCATTGGCCGCGCCCCCGGCACCGACCGGATTACGTCCCACGCCCTCAACCCGCACAACGCCTTCCGCGACGAAGACTTTGCCGAGCAGCTGATGGACTTGCGGGCTTACCTGCGCGATGAAGTGGTGGAAGACACCATTCACGCCAAGGTAAAAGCCGCGCCGTTTACGGATACCGTGCCGGAGCTGTGGCTGCTGAGCTCCAGTGGGCAGAGCGGCCTGTTTGCCGCCCACGTAGGGGCCGCCTTTTCGTTTGCGCACTTCATCAACCCCAACGGCGGCCCAAACATGGTGCGGGTGTACCGAGAGCGGTTCCGGCCCTCGCCGGAGCTGGCGGCACCGCAGGCCAACGTAGCCGTATTTGTGGCCTGCGCCGAAACCGAAAGCCGGGCCCAGGCCTTAGCCGACAACCTGGCGCTGCAAATGCTGAAGCTTGAAACCGGCCAGTTTACGCCCATCGGTCCGGTAGAAGCCATAAATACAAAGGGCTTACCAGCTGATTTGCAGGCCCGCCTGGCGTATCATCATACCCGAATAGTAAGCGGCACCCCGGATAAGGTAAAAGCAGAGCTTACGGCGTTAGCGGCGGCCTACGAGGTACCGGAAGTGGTAGCAGTATCCATTATGCACAGCTACGAGGACCGGATTCGCTCTTATGAGCTGCTGGCCGAGGCTTTTGCGCTGAACCCGGTGCAGCACATGCTGGCCGGCCAATAG
- a CDS encoding sulfite exporter TauE/SafE family protein: MTSTLIALCLFAFLAGFVDSVVGGGGLIQLPAMLLLLKGVPVPTILGTGKVSSLAGTAAALRRYAGRVPMRWQAVGAAAATAAVFSFLGARVVSQLPAAMLRPLVLGMLVVIGIYTFWRKDFGALHAPRLSPRREVLMGLLMGVCLGFYDGFFGPGTGSFLLFGFVGLFGYDFLSASASAKLVNVATNLASLLYFAFTDQILYQVALPMAACNMLGSTLGAKVALQRGTGFVRVLFLVVVSGIILKLGYETWQG; the protein is encoded by the coding sequence ATGACCTCGACGCTGATTGCCCTCTGCCTTTTTGCTTTTTTAGCTGGTTTTGTAGACTCCGTAGTGGGCGGCGGCGGTCTTATTCAGCTGCCGGCCATGCTGCTGCTGCTTAAAGGCGTGCCGGTGCCCACCATATTAGGTACGGGTAAAGTATCGTCGTTAGCGGGTACGGCCGCCGCGCTGCGGCGCTATGCGGGGCGGGTGCCCATGCGGTGGCAGGCAGTAGGAGCTGCCGCGGCTACTGCGGCGGTATTCTCTTTTCTGGGGGCGCGGGTGGTCAGCCAGCTGCCGGCTGCCATGCTGCGGCCTCTCGTGCTGGGCATGCTGGTCGTTATCGGGATTTACACCTTCTGGCGGAAGGATTTCGGCGCTTTGCACGCCCCCCGGCTTTCTCCCCGACGCGAAGTACTGATGGGCCTGCTCATGGGCGTGTGCCTGGGTTTTTATGATGGTTTCTTCGGGCCCGGCACCGGCAGCTTTCTGCTATTCGGGTTTGTAGGGCTTTTTGGCTACGATTTCCTGTCGGCCTCCGCCTCGGCCAAGCTGGTAAACGTGGCCACCAACCTGGCCAGCCTGCTCTATTTCGCCTTCACCGACCAGATTCTCTACCAAGTGGCCCTGCCCATGGCGGCCTGCAATATGCTGGGCTCTACGCTGGGTGCCAAAGTAGCCCTGCAGCGCGGTACCGGGTTTGTGCGGGTACTGTTTCTGGTAGTAGTAAGCGGGATAATCCTGAAGCTGGGCTACGAAACCTGGCAGGGGTAA
- the mutM gene encoding DNA-formamidopyrimidine glycosylase, with protein MPELPEVETYRRLLDELLVPQTLVAFEVLDAHVLATPEDELRHALVGTTVTGTRRLGKNCFLELSTGQVLALHFGMTGDVGAYRHDHDRPRFTRVAFHLSNGLRVAFIDPRKFGRIRLAASQEEFSKAKKLGPDALAITAAQLQQALSKRKQAIKPLLLDQAITAGLGNWIVDEVLFQARIHPERPANSLSIEHFNALYNAVQLVLTTAIEHEAVYRYFPASFLIHAREWDISSTPETTNHLNCPIHSDTIIDKTYVGGRATYTCPVCQPPYNH; from the coding sequence ATGCCGGAATTACCCGAAGTTGAAACCTACCGCCGTTTACTGGATGAATTGCTGGTGCCCCAAACGCTGGTGGCTTTTGAAGTGCTGGATGCGCACGTGCTGGCTACGCCCGAAGACGAGCTGCGCCATGCGCTGGTGGGCACTACCGTAACGGGCACCCGCCGGCTGGGTAAAAACTGCTTTCTGGAGCTTTCTACCGGGCAGGTGCTGGCCCTACACTTTGGCATGACCGGCGACGTAGGCGCCTACCGCCACGACCACGACCGGCCACGCTTTACCCGGGTGGCCTTTCACCTGAGCAACGGCCTGCGCGTAGCCTTTATCGACCCGCGCAAATTCGGCCGTATCCGGCTGGCAGCCAGCCAGGAGGAGTTCAGCAAGGCCAAAAAGCTGGGGCCCGATGCCCTGGCTATTACAGCGGCCCAGCTGCAGCAGGCGCTCAGTAAGCGGAAGCAGGCCATTAAGCCGCTGTTGCTGGATCAGGCCATTACGGCGGGCTTAGGCAACTGGATTGTGGATGAGGTACTATTCCAGGCTCGTATTCATCCGGAGCGACCGGCCAATTCCTTATCTATTGAACATTTCAATGCCTTGTATAACGCTGTTCAGCTGGTACTTACCACCGCCATTGAGCATGAAGCGGTATACCGCTACTTCCCGGCTTCCTTTTTAATACATGCCAGGGAATGGGATATTTCTTCTACACCGGAAACTACAAATCATCTGAATTGTCCTATTCATTCTGATACCATTATAGATAAAACCTATGTTGGTGGCAGAGCTACCTACACTTGCCCGGTCTGTCAGCCTCCCTACAACCACTAG